In the genome of Candidatus Saccharibacteria bacterium oral taxon 488, one region contains:
- a CDS encoding VWA domain-containing protein, whose translation MTETLQLPTNYTELPQLTPEQEALAEEFRVALDNAERFLLDQEPAICRLTGLEVRTVIGKGWATDLETGLVTIDLLFFLEKGYSADDCVFSILHELMSHVRDVKCDPVFAARQRAFIMGSKDPQEQQARHIFNNILTDIHGNKQIMNMLPAMREVGADLYDNRLFPTERDGEIVDYTNIPMHLQFLYKIIRQEMVPNSETPVRQEVDEAINQLRNFQDGQFDLISFLTNPGARGPNGKKLSGSDRFDYWLTQIWPKYEALMKLDKQEAKDTQQQNNNQQTNSNTTEQQDTDPSQNDNTKQDSNPFTDAYADYFDNKHPEPFSPEEHEKIHNAIDKAAQEKRHETMTPEQRERARQIAANRRYQEQTGHSLQEKQHYDSEVKRLHRQIDQMRQVFQSVLDEVVATRHGLSRRPHQDGDILDPNRLAQTVVDIESGVAPEAFQRYETVRGRTELNCKTDYFFVFDCSASMRGKPAQAAASCAIIMLEGLASMERDIRQLEEQQNIDLSDLSVRTSLYTFGSNATCHKPLGSSLNDKQRLDTYTAIVAANADGTADYLALQEIADLPRSQDRQRVIIVVTDGQSNNPGAAQAAISQLRRNQNTVVYGVSIGSDAAEQLYAPNAKLINDPKDLPNVLQSFIETTIQT comes from the coding sequence ATGACTGAAACATTACAGCTACCAACAAATTATACAGAGTTACCACAATTGACGCCCGAGCAAGAGGCGTTGGCTGAAGAATTCCGCGTTGCCCTTGATAATGCCGAGAGGTTTTTACTAGATCAGGAACCGGCGATCTGTCGGTTAACCGGTCTAGAAGTACGGACTGTGATTGGCAAAGGCTGGGCTACTGACCTTGAAACTGGCTTAGTTACCATTGATCTGTTATTCTTCCTTGAAAAAGGCTATTCAGCCGATGATTGTGTCTTTAGTATCCTACATGAATTAATGTCACATGTACGTGACGTCAAGTGCGATCCCGTATTTGCAGCGCGGCAACGCGCGTTCATCATGGGCAGCAAAGACCCTCAGGAGCAACAAGCGCGCCATATTTTCAATAACATCCTGACCGATATCCATGGCAACAAACAGATTATGAACATGCTACCCGCCATGCGAGAGGTCGGTGCGGATCTTTATGATAATCGCCTATTTCCGACAGAGCGAGATGGCGAGATAGTTGATTACACCAACATACCAATGCACCTGCAATTTCTCTACAAAATTATCCGCCAGGAGATGGTACCAAACAGTGAAACACCCGTTCGCCAAGAGGTCGATGAAGCCATAAACCAACTGCGCAACTTTCAGGATGGGCAGTTTGACCTTATTTCGTTCCTGACCAATCCTGGCGCAAGGGGTCCTAATGGTAAAAAACTTTCTGGCAGCGACCGCTTTGACTATTGGCTTACGCAGATTTGGCCAAAATATGAAGCTCTCATGAAATTAGACAAACAAGAGGCAAAAGACACCCAACAGCAAAACAACAACCAGCAAACTAACAGCAACACCACCGAGCAGCAAGATACTGACCCATCACAAAACGATAATACTAAACAAGACAGCAATCCATTTACGGACGCCTATGCCGATTATTTCGACAATAAGCATCCCGAGCCATTCAGCCCCGAAGAACACGAAAAAATCCATAACGCTATCGATAAAGCTGCTCAAGAAAAACGCCACGAAACCATGACACCCGAACAGCGAGAACGCGCCCGTCAGATAGCAGCCAACCGCCGCTATCAAGAGCAGACTGGACATTCACTACAGGAAAAACAGCATTATGATAGCGAGGTCAAGCGACTACACAGGCAGATTGATCAGATGCGCCAAGTCTTTCAATCAGTCTTGGATGAAGTTGTTGCTACCCGCCACGGTCTCAGTCGCCGTCCCCATCAAGACGGCGATATCCTCGACCCTAACCGCCTGGCACAAACTGTGGTCGACATCGAGAGTGGTGTCGCACCAGAAGCGTTTCAGCGCTATGAAACCGTCCGCGGACGAACCGAATTGAATTGTAAGACTGACTATTTCTTTGTATTCGACTGCTCTGCTTCCATGAGGGGCAAGCCAGCACAAGCTGCCGCCAGTTGCGCCATCATCATGCTGGAGGGACTTGCCAGCATGGAACGCGACATTCGACAGCTGGAAGAACAGCAAAATATTGATTTGTCCGACCTGTCGGTACGCACCTCGCTATACACATTTGGCAGCAACGCAACATGCCATAAGCCACTTGGTAGTAGTCTAAACGATAAACAACGACTTGACACGTATACTGCCATAGTTGCAGCTAATGCGGACGGTACGGCGGATTATTTGGCCCTCCAGGAAATTGCTGATCTACCCCGTAGTCAAGATCGTCAGCGAGTCATTATCGTCGTGACCGACGGTCAAAGTAATAACCCCGGTGCCGCCCAAGCAGCCATCAGCCAGCTTCGCCGTAACCAAAATACCGTAGTATACGGCGTATCCATTGGCTCAGACGCTGCTGAGCAGCTGTACGCTCCGAATGCCAAACTTATCAACGACCCTAAAGACCTG
- a CDS encoding peptide chain release factor 2, with protein sequence MQPLKKRIQTLRSEVEQAKAVLDVAALEQELAALDERLNQPEIWHNPDEAQALAKKAASLCQTVEPWQTLGVQLADIAELMELGDDDLLPEFEAQVTALEQEFTQRKTDLLFNGPYDNREAVVRISAGVGGLDAQDFAAMLERMYLRWAEKSGMKADTLERSTNDDAGIKTAVLEISGPFAYGKLRSENGVHRLVRLSPFNADNLRQTSFALVEVLPKIDKPDEIAIDPNDLRIDVYRSGGKGGQGVNTTDSAVRVTHVPTGITVAIQNERSQIQNKETALKILRSKLLAMKLEQHAETLSDLRAGESANWGSQIRNYVLHPYTLVKDTRTKHENRNAQGVLDGDIDEFMMAYLRESRG encoded by the coding sequence ATGCAGCCACTCAAAAAACGCATCCAAACCCTGCGATCAGAAGTAGAACAGGCCAAGGCGGTGCTGGATGTTGCGGCGCTGGAGCAAGAGCTGGCGGCGCTGGATGAGCGGCTTAATCAGCCGGAGATTTGGCATAATCCGGACGAAGCGCAGGCGCTGGCCAAAAAGGCGGCTAGCTTGTGTCAGACAGTTGAGCCGTGGCAGACGCTGGGGGTGCAGTTAGCGGATATCGCTGAGTTGATGGAGTTGGGCGACGATGATCTACTGCCGGAGTTTGAGGCGCAGGTGACGGCGCTGGAGCAGGAGTTTACTCAGCGCAAGACTGATCTATTGTTCAACGGCCCGTACGACAACCGCGAGGCGGTGGTGCGGATTTCGGCTGGCGTGGGCGGGCTGGATGCTCAGGACTTTGCGGCGATGCTGGAGCGGATGTATCTGCGTTGGGCGGAGAAGTCGGGAATGAAAGCCGACACGCTGGAGCGCTCGACTAATGATGATGCTGGGATAAAGACGGCGGTGTTGGAAATTTCTGGGCCGTTTGCCTATGGAAAATTGCGCTCAGAAAATGGCGTGCATCGGCTGGTACGCCTCAGTCCGTTTAATGCTGATAATTTGCGCCAGACTAGCTTTGCACTGGTGGAGGTGCTGCCAAAGATTGATAAGCCGGATGAAATTGCGATTGACCCGAATGATCTGAGGATTGATGTGTATCGCTCGGGCGGCAAGGGTGGTCAGGGCGTGAACACCACTGACTCAGCGGTACGGGTGACGCACGTGCCGACGGGTATTACCGTGGCGATTCAGAATGAGCGTTCGCAGATCCAGAATAAAGAAACGGCGCTGAAGATTTTGCGCTCCAAGTTGCTGGCGATGAAGCTGGAGCAACACGCCGAAACCCTGTCTGATCTCAGGGCTGGCGAGTCAGCCAACTGGGGTAGTCAGATTAGAAACTACGTCCTGCATCCGTATACGCTGGTCAAGGATACTCGCACCAAGCACGAGAACCGCAACGCCCAGGGCGTGCTGGATGGCGATATTGATGAGTTTATGATGGCTTATTTGCGTGAGTCGCGCGGCTGA
- the secA gene encoding preprotein translocase subunit SecA, protein MTQQKALSKIFGDPQKKILKRLRKQVDAINGLSEKYETMSDKELRVQTEALKKRLTKKNVTLDTILPDAFAVVREAAKRVIGERPYDVQLIGGMVLHEGNVAEMKTGEGKTLVATLPTYLNALEGKGVHVVTVNDYLAQRDAGWMGQVYDFLGLTTGVIINEASFIYDKEYDNEHHDDPRMRKLRPVTRKEAYAADITYGTNNEFGFDYLRDNMVNDVNLLRQRELNFAIVDEVDSILIDEARTPLIISAPAAENPDNYYTFAKVASKLAPEDYVLDEKRRSVALTDGGVEKVQKLLGIKNLYTPDHVRSVYHMDQALRAQTLFKRDKDYVVTNDGEVIIVDEHTGRLMQGRRYNEGLHQAIEAKEGVPVLEESMTLATISFQNYFRLYNKLSGMTGTAFTEAEEFQQIYSLDVIQIPPNKPVIRDDKEDLIFKTEKGKLKAVAEAIKDYHKQGRPVLVGSGSIAKNEQIAKYLEKEGIKFEILNAKNNEREAAIIEKAGEKGAITLATNIAGRGTDIKLGKGVKELGGLVVIGSERHESRRIDNQLRGRGGRQGDPGETQFYVSTEDDLMRIFQGERIAALMDRLGVDEDTPIQNRAVSKTLEAAQKRVEGYNFDTRKNVVQYDNVINRHRRVVYTMRRKILEGDNIQPEIERLLRDRVKELVTLPTKNNPKFIEEFTSAFPVDEAAVRKVGREKKDRPRLQEALKLAHQAYREKDEEIGTEELRGVEREVYMAVLDTLWMQHLENMQHLREGIHWRSVGQRDPLVEYRAESQKLFTSLQENLRNEVLNTIFHIHKSDAVIRQSQDDEYDTELTRLAESAVERGVNEVGAGEENRDGDFSVKKGKSNAESNRAKNQARKKKKAQRQNRKKNRK, encoded by the coding sequence ATGACACAACAAAAGGCGCTGAGTAAGATTTTTGGCGATCCGCAGAAGAAGATTTTGAAACGGCTGCGTAAGCAAGTTGACGCAATTAACGGTCTGTCCGAAAAATATGAAACAATGTCGGACAAGGAGTTGCGGGTGCAGACGGAGGCGCTGAAAAAGCGTCTGACAAAGAAAAACGTAACGCTGGATACGATTTTGCCGGATGCCTTTGCAGTGGTACGTGAGGCTGCCAAGCGCGTTATCGGCGAGCGTCCGTATGACGTCCAGCTAATCGGTGGCATGGTTCTTCATGAGGGCAATGTGGCCGAGATGAAGACTGGTGAGGGTAAGACCCTGGTGGCGACGCTGCCGACCTATCTCAATGCGCTGGAAGGCAAGGGCGTTCATGTGGTGACCGTCAACGATTATCTGGCACAGCGTGACGCGGGCTGGATGGGCCAGGTGTATGACTTTTTGGGCTTAACGACTGGTGTGATTATCAACGAAGCGTCATTTATCTATGACAAAGAGTATGATAATGAGCATCACGACGATCCGCGCATGCGCAAGCTCCGTCCGGTCACTCGTAAGGAAGCCTACGCTGCCGACATTACGTACGGTACCAACAATGAGTTTGGTTTTGACTATCTACGCGACAACATGGTGAACGACGTTAATTTGCTCAGGCAGCGCGAGCTGAACTTCGCCATCGTTGACGAGGTGGACTCCATTCTGATCGACGAGGCGCGTACGCCGCTGATTATCTCGGCGCCAGCAGCGGAAAACCCAGACAATTACTACACGTTCGCCAAAGTTGCCAGTAAATTAGCGCCAGAGGATTATGTTTTGGATGAAAAGCGCCGCAGCGTGGCCTTGACTGACGGGGGCGTGGAAAAAGTCCAAAAACTGCTGGGAATAAAAAATTTGTACACCCCAGACCATGTGCGCAGCGTATACCACATGGACCAAGCCCTGCGAGCACAAACATTGTTCAAGCGTGACAAAGATTACGTGGTGACCAATGACGGCGAGGTGATCATCGTCGATGAGCACACTGGCCGTTTGATGCAAGGTCGGCGCTACAACGAGGGTTTACACCAGGCCATTGAGGCCAAAGAGGGCGTACCAGTGCTAGAAGAAAGCATGACACTAGCGACCATTTCGTTCCAGAATTATTTCCGTTTGTACAATAAACTTTCCGGTATGACTGGTACGGCGTTTACTGAAGCTGAAGAGTTTCAACAAATTTATTCACTGGACGTTATCCAGATTCCGCCGAACAAACCAGTGATTCGCGACGATAAAGAAGACCTGATTTTCAAGACTGAAAAAGGCAAGTTGAAGGCGGTGGCTGAAGCCATCAAAGATTATCACAAGCAGGGCCGGCCAGTGTTGGTTGGTTCTGGCTCGATTGCCAAGAACGAGCAGATTGCCAAATATTTGGAAAAAGAGGGCATCAAGTTTGAGATTTTGAACGCTAAGAATAATGAGCGCGAGGCGGCTATCATTGAGAAGGCTGGTGAAAAGGGCGCCATCACGCTAGCGACAAACATCGCCGGACGCGGTACCGACATTAAGCTCGGCAAGGGCGTGAAAGAGCTAGGCGGTCTGGTGGTGATTGGTTCTGAGCGGCACGAGTCACGCCGCATCGACAATCAGCTGCGCGGTCGCGGCGGTCGTCAGGGTGATCCAGGTGAGACACAGTTCTATGTGTCAACCGAAGATGATTTGATGCGAATTTTCCAGGGCGAGCGCATCGCGGCGTTGATGGATCGGCTGGGCGTGGACGAAGATACGCCAATTCAAAACCGCGCTGTGTCAAAGACATTGGAGGCAGCCCAGAAGCGTGTTGAGGGTTACAACTTTGATACGCGCAAAAATGTTGTTCAGTACGACAACGTGATTAATCGTCATCGCCGCGTGGTCTACACGATGCGGCGAAAAATCCTTGAAGGCGATAATATTCAGCCGGAAATTGAGCGGTTGTTGCGAGATAGAGTCAAAGAATTAGTGACGCTACCGACCAAGAACAACCCGAAGTTTATCGAGGAATTTACGTCGGCCTTTCCAGTCGATGAAGCGGCCGTGCGCAAGGTTGGCCGCGAGAAAAAAGACCGTCCACGCCTCCAAGAAGCCCTGAAACTAGCACACCAGGCCTACCGGGAAAAAGATGAAGAAATCGGTACTGAAGAGTTACGCGGTGTAGAGCGCGAGGTGTATATGGCGGTGCTCGACACCCTGTGGATGCAGCACCTAGAGAATATGCAACACCTACGCGAAGGGATCCACTGGCGCAGCGTTGGGCAGCGCGATCCATTGGTAGAATACCGGGCGGAGTCACAAAAATTGTTCACCAGCCTTCAGGAAAATCTGCGTAACGAAGTTCTGAACACAATTTTTCATATTCATAAATCTGACGCAGTGATTCGCCAGTCGCAGGATGATGAGTATGATACCGAGCTAACGCGCCTGGCAGAAAGCGCAGTTGAGCGTGGCGTTAATGAAGTTGGTGCGGGCGAGGAAAATCGCGACGGTGACTTTTCGGTGAAAAAGGGCAAATCAAACGCCGAGTCGAACCGTGCCAAAAACCAAGCACGCAAGAAGAAAAAAGCACAGCGCCAAAACCGCAAAAAGAACCGCAAATAA
- a CDS encoding AAA domain-containing protein — protein MADRTVDGVVELMTGLQEAMQAVRADWRTAAIGDRQTLEQLAAPHVERINESRRRTDLKEPDIDVSEISENFLLGLAEPNWEEHMPRDTSKEELQRWESFKDEHPDVADNLEEWYMYHAKLHELRKDTGLMERFDEEYRGEQMAATRAAAEFLRAQGRKQHISEQIANLYSRAAKTGRDLTAGERQKKDAWQKQLSEVDENIDIPPNSSKEQFLKEVTRLQVREWKRQLNSGLLMTEQMQTIIDETLPAMVRGEPTLFVGETGGAKTALAEYMVQTYFGVEPEFVSAYGDVNSYQLMGKQELREKNGASVSEFVPGPIIRAMEQGKPLILDEINAMPPELLKRLNKIMQLRPGDRFTVQEDSGKVVEVQPGFCIIATANEKSKRYKGVDDLSVEFQNRFGANINRVRYPDYDKGYDEYPRENAQLAMAAVATKRGELPPDIDEGDFENFVRAARLSQQIFSGINGEGYDQFIDTERMVDDRPGLEETVLAPRTMVDILHKVVGSYGVVSLKRACQTFLDGIKNPNDRKVMHHILEYHDLLPEEMLRNTSEEAGDNEETDES, from the coding sequence ATGGCTGATCGAACCGTGGACGGTGTCGTGGAGTTGATGACTGGTTTACAGGAAGCTATGCAGGCGGTTAGGGCTGATTGGCGCACGGCGGCCATAGGAGATCGGCAAACTCTGGAGCAACTGGCGGCACCACACGTTGAGCGCATCAATGAATCGAGGCGCCGGACAGATTTGAAGGAGCCGGATATAGACGTCAGTGAAATTAGTGAGAACTTTTTGCTGGGTCTGGCGGAGCCGAATTGGGAAGAACATATGCCGCGCGACACAAGCAAAGAGGAGCTGCAGCGCTGGGAAAGCTTTAAGGATGAACACCCTGATGTAGCCGACAATCTGGAAGAATGGTATATGTACCACGCCAAATTGCATGAACTACGCAAAGATACCGGGCTGATGGAGCGGTTTGATGAGGAATATCGTGGCGAACAGATGGCGGCGACTCGCGCGGCAGCTGAGTTTTTGCGCGCCCAAGGCAGAAAACAGCATATTAGCGAGCAGATAGCAAACTTATACAGTAGAGCGGCGAAAACGGGCCGTGATTTGACAGCGGGCGAGCGGCAGAAAAAAGATGCATGGCAAAAGCAGTTGTCTGAGGTCGATGAAAATATTGATATTCCGCCAAATAGCAGCAAGGAGCAGTTTTTGAAAGAAGTGACTCGTCTACAAGTCCGTGAGTGGAAACGACAACTGAACAGCGGTTTGTTGATGACTGAACAGATGCAAACAATCATTGACGAAACGCTGCCGGCTATGGTGCGGGGTGAGCCAACGTTGTTCGTTGGTGAAACGGGTGGTGCGAAAACCGCTTTGGCGGAGTATATGGTGCAGACGTATTTTGGGGTTGAACCTGAGTTCGTCAGCGCATATGGTGACGTCAATAGTTACCAGTTGATGGGTAAGCAAGAGCTGCGCGAGAAAAACGGTGCGAGTGTTAGCGAGTTTGTGCCGGGGCCGATTATCCGTGCCATGGAGCAGGGTAAGCCGCTTATCCTTGACGAAATTAACGCCATGCCGCCAGAGCTGTTGAAACGCTTGAATAAAATCATGCAGCTGCGTCCAGGTGATAGATTTACCGTTCAGGAAGATTCTGGGAAGGTTGTTGAGGTTCAACCGGGTTTTTGTATCATTGCCACAGCGAATGAAAAGTCAAAACGCTACAAGGGGGTGGATGATTTGAGCGTTGAGTTCCAAAACCGTTTTGGCGCAAATATCAATCGCGTGCGTTATCCCGACTACGACAAGGGCTATGATGAATATCCGCGCGAGAATGCTCAGCTAGCTATGGCGGCGGTGGCGACGAAACGAGGCGAGTTGCCGCCAGATATTGATGAGGGGGATTTCGAGAATTTCGTGAGAGCGGCTCGGTTGAGTCAGCAAATATTTAGCGGTATCAACGGCGAAGGCTACGATCAATTCATTGATACAGAGAGAATGGTCGATGATCGTCCTGGTCTAGAGGAGACGGTGCTGGCGCCGCGCACAATGGTGGATATTCTACATAAGGTCGTCGGTAGTTACGGCGTGGTATCGCTGAAGCGGGCTTGTCAGACCTTTCTGGATGGCATTAAGAACCCGAATGACCGCAAAGTAATGCATCATATCCTTGAGTATCATGATTTGCTGCCGGAGGAAATGCTGAGAAATACATCGGAAGAAGCAGGAGATAACGAGGAGACAGATGAAAGCTGA
- a CDS encoding FtsX-like permease family protein — translation MTDISRKAAAKARVDPKVLKRTRQRRRRVLTFWRMCRYGINNFSRNTWLTIAATAVMAVTLLIIAITMAARQVLVDSVDTISRRADMSIFLKGSTEQKVIDELTSRLSKLHNVEKVTYISAEQARQEQIEKYKNDPATLEAIKESSNEMPASLRASLRDLNDQRALVEFTKNDELYKKHKDPTKEPSFIGDRREAINAIGDWVRFASIAGSIATVVFVVISSLVVFNTIRMAIFNRKDEIQMMKLIGADRGFIRGPFIVEAVMYGFIAALVASGVGYLLLFSAHDKLAVRLPMDNLMNISTTYAGLVVLVMIMIGAVIGIISSLIATRKYLKL, via the coding sequence ATGACCGATATTTCACGTAAAGCCGCCGCCAAGGCGCGCGTCGATCCCAAAGTCCTTAAGCGCACGCGGCAGCGTCGCCGTCGGGTGCTGACGTTCTGGCGAATGTGCCGGTATGGCATCAATAATTTTAGCCGTAACACCTGGCTGACGATTGCGGCGACTGCGGTGATGGCGGTGACGCTGCTCATTATTGCCATTACTATGGCTGCTCGCCAGGTGCTGGTTGACTCGGTCGATACGATTTCGCGCAGGGCCGATATGTCGATCTTCCTCAAAGGCTCAACCGAGCAAAAGGTGATCGACGAGCTGACATCGCGCCTGAGCAAGCTGCACAATGTCGAAAAGGTGACGTATATCTCGGCAGAGCAGGCGCGTCAGGAGCAAATCGAGAAGTATAAGAATGATCCAGCGACTCTCGAGGCGATCAAGGAATCAAGTAACGAAATGCCAGCGTCGCTGCGGGCCTCGCTCAGGGATTTGAATGATCAGCGAGCGCTGGTTGAGTTTACGAAGAATGACGAACTGTATAAAAAGCATAAAGACCCGACCAAAGAGCCGTCGTTCATCGGCGATCGACGTGAGGCGATCAACGCCATCGGTGACTGGGTGCGGTTTGCCAGTATTGCCGGCTCGATCGCTACGGTGGTGTTTGTGGTTATTTCGTCGCTGGTGGTGTTTAACACTATCAGGATGGCAATTTTTAACCGTAAAGACGAGATCCAGATGATGAAACTGATCGGCGCTGATCGCGGGTTTATTCGCGGGCCATTTATCGTCGAGGCAGTTATGTATGGATTTATCGCGGCGCTGGTGGCCTCAGGAGTCGGCTATTTGTTGTTGTTCTCGGCGCATGACAAGCTGGCGGTGCGGCTGCCGATGGATAATTTGATGAATATTAGTACCACGTATGCTGGACTGGTGGTGCTGGTGATGATTATGATCGGTGCGGTGATTGGCATTATCTCGTCATTGATCGCGACGCGCAAATACTTAAAATTATAA
- the hpt gene encoding hypoxanthine phosphoribosyltransferase: MNQDIAKILVTTKQINNAVAQLGRELTAEYRDKNPLVIGVLRGAAPFMIDLVRAMDCYMEIDFIDISSYGDATESSGAVTILKDIDSDVTGRHILLVEDIVDTGRTLEKLLELFAGRGAASVKVCSLLDKPERRIANVTADYVGLSVPNEFVVGYGLDFRQQYRNLPYIGVLKPEVYQG, encoded by the coding sequence ATGAATCAAGACATTGCTAAAATCCTCGTAACTACTAAGCAAATTAACAATGCAGTGGCGCAGCTGGGCCGAGAGCTGACGGCAGAGTATCGTGACAAGAACCCGCTGGTCATCGGTGTACTGCGCGGTGCGGCGCCGTTCATGATCGATCTGGTGCGCGCCATGGATTGCTATATGGAAATCGATTTCATTGACATCTCTAGCTACGGCGACGCAACTGAATCATCCGGCGCGGTCACTATCCTCAAAGACATTGATAGCGACGTTACTGGGCGGCATATTTTGCTGGTCGAAGACATCGTCGATACTGGCCGAACGTTGGAAAAATTGCTGGAATTATTCGCCGGTCGCGGTGCCGCCTCAGTCAAAGTCTGCTCACTACTCGATAAACCCGAACGGCGTATCGCCAACGTTACCGCCGATTACGTCGGCCTGTCCGTCCCCAACGAATTCGTCGTCGGCTACGGCCTAGATTTCCGCCAACAATACCGAAACCTACCGTATATTGGAGTGTTGAAGCCTGAGGTGTATCAGGGATAA
- the ftsE gene encoding cell division ATP-binding protein FtsE yields the protein MILLDRVTKTYGKDNKPALNRVSVHVKPGEFVILVGTSGAGKSTLLKLLTREEKPTGGKIVVGGIDYDTLKDKHIPLLRRKIGVVFQDFKLLPNRTVFENVAFALEIAGMTNREIKSTVPKVIELVGLKGKEKNFPNQLSGGERQRVAIARAVVRQPKILIADEPTGNLDPKHSWDIVRLLEKINKYGTTVLLTTHNVDIVNKLKRRVITIDHGKITSDQAKGSYKQ from the coding sequence ATGATTTTGTTAGATAGGGTTACCAAGACATATGGCAAGGACAACAAGCCGGCCTTGAACCGGGTGAGTGTTCATGTCAAACCGGGCGAGTTTGTGATTTTGGTTGGGACATCAGGCGCGGGGAAGTCGACGCTGCTCAAGCTGCTGACCCGCGAGGAAAAGCCGACTGGTGGCAAGATTGTCGTCGGCGGGATTGATTATGATACGCTCAAAGACAAGCATATCCCGCTGCTGCGGCGCAAGATTGGCGTGGTGTTTCAGGATTTCAAGCTGCTGCCGAATCGGACGGTATTTGAAAATGTGGCTTTTGCGCTGGAGATTGCTGGGATGACCAACCGCGAGATTAAGTCAACGGTGCCAAAAGTCATTGAACTGGTCGGACTCAAAGGCAAGGAAAAGAATTTCCCGAACCAGCTGTCTGGCGGTGAGCGCCAGCGGGTGGCAATTGCCCGGGCGGTGGTACGCCAGCCAAAGATTTTGATCGCTGACGAGCCGACCGGTAACCTCGACCCCAAGCACAGCTGGGATATTGTGCGCTTGCTGGAAAAAATTAACAAATACGGCACCACGGTGCTGCTGACGACGCACAATGTCGATATTGTGAACAAGCTCAAGCGCCGGGTGATCACCATCGATCACGGTAAAATTACCTCTGATCAAGCCAAGGGGAGTTACAAACAATGA
- the murD gene encoding UDP-N-acetylmuramoyl-L-alanine--D-glutamate ligase — protein MKIVIAGYGLEGISSLRYFQQAFPDAEFVIADHKAVENAPDGVTVRTGESVFTEQLQDADMVVRAPGVPPRLLKTSGRIWSATNEFFDKCPAPIIGVTGTKGKGTTCSLIAAILRAAGQTVHLVGNIGVPALDALPNITKDDFVVYELSSFQLWDLEKSPTIAVVLMIEPDHLEVHTDFAEYLDAKKNIHRHQGIIDTCLYHPTNKYSREVATAPLDRPLYGCDCETCSEYCGDDELNFAYRYAVPDEDQVYVRDGYFCVQDRRICRTDHLRLPGAHNLENACAAMSAVTELPITVTDEQYAAGLESFTGLPHRLKFVAEKNGVKYYDDSIATTPGSAIAALRAFEAPKVLIVGGYDKGADYDEMATEIARQTVRAVIIIGANAAKIEQSLHQASVTATTVVLGQTTMVDIVAQASQLSRPGDVVILSPAAASFGMFKNYVDRGEQFVAAVEKL, from the coding sequence ATGAAGATCGTTATCGCTGGCTATGGTCTTGAGGGTATATCAAGTTTGAGATATTTTCAGCAGGCTTTTCCTGATGCCGAGTTTGTGATTGCTGACCATAAAGCGGTCGAGAATGCACCGGATGGCGTGACGGTGCGGACTGGTGAGTCGGTGTTCACCGAGCAGCTGCAGGATGCCGATATGGTGGTGCGAGCACCGGGTGTGCCACCGCGGCTGCTCAAAACATCGGGCAGAATATGGTCGGCGACCAATGAGTTTTTTGACAAATGTCCAGCGCCGATTATTGGCGTGACGGGGACGAAAGGCAAGGGTACGACCTGCAGTCTAATCGCGGCGATCTTGCGGGCGGCCGGTCAGACGGTGCATCTGGTTGGGAATATTGGTGTGCCGGCACTGGACGCGCTACCAAACATCACAAAGGACGACTTCGTTGTGTACGAACTATCGAGTTTTCAGCTGTGGGATCTCGAGAAATCGCCGACCATTGCCGTGGTATTGATGATCGAGCCGGATCATTTGGAGGTACATACGGATTTTGCTGAGTACCTCGATGCCAAGAAAAATATTCATCGCCACCAGGGTATTATTGATACATGTTTATATCATCCAACGAATAAATACTCACGGGAGGTAGCCACCGCGCCGCTTGATAGGCCATTGTATGGGTGTGACTGTGAGACATGTAGCGAATACTGCGGAGATGATGAGTTAAATTTCGCGTACCGCTATGCTGTCCCTGACGAGGATCAGGTGTATGTCCGGGATGGCTACTTCTGTGTGCAAGATCGGCGGATTTGTCGCACCGATCATTTGCGGCTGCCGGGCGCGCACAACCTCGAGAACGCCTGTGCGGCGATGAGCGCGGTGACAGAACTGCCGATCACAGTGACCGACGAGCAGTATGCGGCTGGGCTAGAGAGTTTCACGGGGCTGCCGCATCGATTAAAATTCGTTGCTGAGAAAAACGGCGTGAAGTATTACGATGACAGTATCGCTACTACGCCGGGCAGTGCTATCGCGGCGCTGCGGGCGTTTGAAGCGCCGAAAGTGCTGATCGTCGGCGGGTACGACAAGGGGGCGGATTATGATGAAATGGCCACGGAGATTGCCAGACAAACGGTGCGGGCGGTGATTATTATCGGGGCGAATGCGGCAAAGATTGAGCAGTCGCTGCATCAAGCATCGGTGACGGCGACAACAGTGGTGCTCGGTCAGACAACGATGGTGGATATCGTTGCCCAGGCCAGTCAATTATCTCGCCCGGGCGATGTTGTCATCCTTAGCCCGGCGGCCGCTAGCTTTGGTATGTTCAAAAATTACGTCGACCGCGGCGAGCAGTTTGTGGCGGCGGTAGAGAAGTTGTAG